The proteins below come from a single Acidovorax sp. NCPPB 4044 genomic window:
- a CDS encoding glycerate kinase type-2 family protein: protein MTLDPTQAAGAPSAAPDPAADPARFLRHLYGVAVQAALPSLRMAEHLPAVPRGRTLVLGAGKAGGSMVHALEALWPADAPLSGLVATRYGHIPPRPEGLAARIEIVEAAHPVPDAAGEAAAQRMLALAQGLTADDLVICLISGGGSALLALPAEGLSLADKQRINRALLESGAGIAEMNCVRKHLSRIKGGRLAAACAPAKVVTLAISDVPGDDPAVIASGPTVPDATTCGDALRILDRHRIEVPAAVRAALESGALETPKPEAGADPAVHLIATPRQSLEAAAQAARAAGMAVHVLSDEMEGESREVGAVHAALARAVARHGEPFARPCVVLSGGETTVTVRERPAGTARGRGGRAGEFCLGLARALQGQPGVWALAADTDGIDGVEDNAGARVAPDTLDRAASAGLRVDEHLARNDAYGFFSALGDLVVTGPTHTNVNDFRALLIL, encoded by the coding sequence ATGACCCTCGACCCCACGCAAGCCGCCGGCGCGCCCTCCGCTGCGCCCGATCCCGCCGCCGATCCCGCGCGCTTCCTGCGCCACCTGTACGGCGTCGCCGTGCAGGCCGCACTGCCGTCGCTGCGCATGGCCGAGCACCTTCCGGCCGTGCCGCGGGGCCGCACGCTCGTGCTGGGCGCGGGCAAGGCGGGCGGCTCGATGGTCCATGCGCTGGAGGCGCTGTGGCCCGCCGACGCCCCGCTCTCGGGCCTGGTCGCCACGCGCTACGGCCACATCCCGCCGCGGCCCGAGGGCCTGGCGGCCCGCATCGAGATCGTGGAGGCCGCGCACCCCGTGCCCGATGCGGCGGGCGAGGCGGCGGCGCAGCGCATGCTGGCGCTCGCGCAGGGGCTCACGGCCGACGACCTGGTGATCTGCCTGATCTCGGGAGGCGGCTCGGCGCTGCTCGCGCTGCCGGCCGAAGGCCTGTCGCTGGCGGACAAGCAGCGCATCAACCGTGCCCTGCTGGAGAGCGGCGCCGGGATCGCGGAGATGAACTGCGTGCGCAAGCACCTCTCGCGCATCAAGGGAGGGCGCCTGGCCGCCGCGTGCGCGCCCGCGAAGGTGGTGACGCTCGCGATCAGCGACGTGCCGGGCGACGACCCGGCCGTGATCGCCAGCGGCCCCACGGTGCCCGATGCGACGACCTGCGGCGACGCGCTGCGCATCCTGGACCGCCACCGCATCGAGGTGCCGGCCGCCGTGCGCGCCGCGCTGGAGAGCGGCGCGCTGGAAACCCCCAAGCCCGAAGCGGGCGCGGACCCGGCCGTGCACCTGATCGCCACGCCCCGCCAGTCGCTGGAGGCCGCGGCCCAGGCGGCGCGCGCGGCCGGGATGGCGGTGCATGTGCTCTCCGACGAAATGGAGGGCGAATCGCGCGAGGTGGGCGCGGTGCACGCCGCGCTGGCGCGTGCGGTGGCCCGGCACGGAGAGCCCTTCGCGCGGCCCTGCGTGGTCCTCTCGGGCGGCGAGACCACGGTGACGGTGCGCGAGCGCCCGGCAGGCACCGCGCGCGGCCGCGGCGGCCGCGCGGGCGAGTTCTGCCTGGGCCTGGCGCGGGCGCTGCAGGGCCAGCCGGGTGTCTGGGCGCTGGCGGCCGACACCGACGGCATCGACGGCGTGGAGGACAACGCCGGCGCGCGGGTGGCACCCGACACCCTCGACCGCGCGGCCTCGGCCGGCCTGCGCGTGGACGAGCACCTGGCGCGCAACGACGCCTACGGATTCTTCTCCGCGCTCGGCGACCTGGTCGTCACGGGCCCGACCCACACCAACGTGAACGACTTTCGTGCGCTATTGATTTTGTAG
- the puuE gene encoding allantoinase PuuE translates to MTALPLYDATLPYPRDLVGYGRHLPHARWPGGARIAVQFVLNYEEGGENATLHGDAGSEQFLSEMFNPASYADRHMSMEGIYEYGSRAGVWRLLREFERRGLPLTVFGVATALARHPDVAAAFGELGHDIACHGLKWIHYQNVPEDVERAHMAEAMDILRKLTGERPLGWYTGRDSPHTRRLVADYGGFAYDSDYYGDDLPFWMKVRRTDGSEATQLIVPYTLDCNDMRFALPQGYSHADPFFQYLKDTFDALYAEGDPAGDDRPKMMSVGMHCRLLGRPGRITALQRFLDHIQRHERVWVCRRIDLARHWAATHPLPE, encoded by the coding sequence ATGACCGCACTGCCGCTCTACGACGCCACCCTGCCCTACCCGCGCGACCTCGTGGGCTACGGCCGCCACCTGCCGCACGCACGCTGGCCCGGCGGCGCGCGCATCGCCGTGCAGTTCGTGCTGAACTACGAGGAAGGCGGCGAGAACGCCACGCTGCACGGCGACGCCGGCAGCGAACAGTTCCTCTCCGAGATGTTCAACCCGGCGAGCTACGCCGACCGGCACATGAGCATGGAGGGCATCTACGAATACGGCTCCCGTGCCGGCGTCTGGCGCCTGCTGCGCGAGTTCGAGCGGCGCGGCCTGCCGCTCACCGTGTTCGGCGTGGCCACGGCGCTGGCGCGCCACCCCGACGTGGCCGCCGCCTTCGGCGAGCTGGGCCACGACATCGCCTGCCACGGCCTCAAGTGGATCCACTACCAGAACGTGCCCGAGGACGTCGAGCGCGCGCACATGGCCGAGGCCATGGACATCCTGCGCAAGCTCACCGGCGAGCGCCCGCTGGGCTGGTACACCGGCCGCGACAGCCCCCACACCCGCCGCCTGGTCGCCGACTACGGCGGCTTCGCCTACGACAGCGACTACTACGGCGACGACCTCCCGTTCTGGATGAAGGTGCGCAGGACCGACGGCTCCGAGGCCACCCAGCTCATCGTGCCCTACACGCTGGACTGCAACGACATGCGCTTCGCGCTGCCCCAGGGCTACTCGCACGCCGATCCGTTCTTCCAGTACCTGAAGGACACGTTCGACGCGCTCTACGCCGAAGGCGACCCGGCCGGCGACGACCGCCCCAAGATGATGAGCGTCGGCATGCACTGCCGCCTGCTGGGCCGGCCCGGCCGCATCACGGCGCTGCAGCGCTTCCTCGACCACATCCAGCGGCACGAACGCGTCTGGGTGTGCCGCCGCATCGACCTCGCGCGCCACTGGGCCGCGACGCACCCCCTCCCGGAGTGA
- the uraH gene encoding hydroxyisourate hydrolase, with protein MGLSTHVLDTMHGCPAAGMAVSLHAVEGDQVRLVRQLVLNGDGRTDAPLFDNASLRQGTYRLTFGVGAYFKARGVALPEPNFLDRVSVDFGIAHTDQHYHVPLLVSPWSYSTYRGS; from the coding sequence ATGGGCCTCAGCACGCACGTTCTCGACACCATGCACGGATGCCCCGCAGCGGGCATGGCCGTGTCGCTCCATGCGGTGGAGGGCGACCAGGTCCGCCTGGTCAGGCAATTGGTGCTCAACGGCGACGGCCGCACCGATGCCCCGCTGTTCGACAACGCGAGCCTGCGGCAGGGCACCTACCGGCTCACCTTCGGGGTGGGGGCGTATTTCAAGGCACGGGGCGTGGCGCTGCCGGAGCCGAACTTCCTCGACCGCGTGAGCGTGGATTTCGGCATCGCCCACACCGACCAGCACTACCACGTGCCGCTGCTGGTCAGCCCCTGGAGCTATTCGACCTACCGTGGCTCCTGA
- the uraD gene encoding 2-oxo-4-hydroxy-4-carboxy-5-ureidoimidazoline decarboxylase, with protein sequence MPLTLDPLNTATPADALQLLDGLYEHSPWIAEAALRERPFRSLAHLKHALVRVLGQAPRDAQLALIRAHPELAGKALVAQPLTAESAHEQSQAGLAHCTPEEFARLQQLNADYNARFGFPFILAVRGPRGTGLSRQEIIETFARRLNNHPDAEWAEALRQIHRIAEIRLNDKAGTAPALGNDVWDWQERLAQHSDPGFAEQGQLTVTYLTDAHRACAQRISHWMRDCGFDEVEVDAVGNVVGRYHAASPGARWLMTGSHYDTVRNGGKYDGRLGIFVPMACVRALHGAGRRLPFGIEVVGFAEEEGQRYKATFLGSGALIGDFRPEWLDQRDADGVTMREAMQHAGLCIDDIPKLQRDPAAYLGFVEVHIEQGPVLNEQGLPLGVVTSINGSARFVCEMLGVASHAGTTPMDRRRDAATAVAELALYVERRAGQDGDSVGTIGQLQVPDGSVNVVPGRCTFSLDLRAPTDAQRDALVADVLAELAAIAQRRGLRYTAERSMLAAAAPSHPAWQQRWERAVEAVGLPVFRMPSGAGHDAMKLHEIMPQAMLFVRGQNGGISHNPLESTTSDDMQLAVEAFSHLLNQLANEPTP encoded by the coding sequence ATGCCCCTCACCCTCGACCCGTTGAACACCGCGACGCCGGCCGATGCCCTGCAGCTGCTGGACGGCCTCTACGAGCACTCGCCGTGGATCGCAGAAGCGGCGCTGCGCGAACGGCCCTTCCGCTCGCTCGCGCACCTCAAGCATGCGCTGGTGCGCGTGCTCGGCCAGGCGCCGCGCGATGCCCAGCTCGCGCTCATCCGCGCCCACCCCGAGCTGGCCGGCAAGGCCCTGGTGGCGCAGCCGCTCACCGCGGAATCCGCCCACGAGCAGTCGCAGGCAGGCCTGGCGCATTGCACGCCCGAGGAGTTCGCTCGCCTGCAGCAGCTCAATGCCGACTACAACGCGCGCTTCGGCTTCCCGTTCATCCTGGCGGTGCGCGGGCCGCGTGGCACGGGCCTCTCGCGGCAGGAGATCATCGAGACCTTCGCGCGCCGGCTGAACAACCACCCGGACGCGGAGTGGGCCGAGGCGCTGCGCCAGATCCACCGCATCGCGGAGATCCGGCTGAACGACAAGGCCGGCACCGCGCCGGCCCTGGGCAACGACGTCTGGGATTGGCAGGAGCGCCTCGCCCAGCACAGCGACCCGGGCTTTGCCGAGCAGGGCCAGCTCACCGTCACCTACCTCACCGACGCGCACCGCGCCTGCGCGCAGCGCATCAGCCACTGGATGCGCGACTGCGGTTTCGACGAGGTGGAGGTGGACGCCGTGGGCAACGTGGTGGGCCGCTACCACGCCGCATCGCCCGGCGCCCGCTGGCTGATGACCGGAAGCCATTACGACACCGTGCGCAACGGTGGCAAGTACGACGGGCGCCTGGGCATCTTCGTGCCCATGGCCTGCGTGCGCGCGCTGCACGGGGCGGGCCGGCGCCTGCCCTTCGGCATCGAGGTCGTCGGCTTCGCCGAAGAAGAAGGCCAGCGCTACAAGGCCACGTTCCTGGGCTCGGGCGCGCTGATCGGCGACTTCCGCCCCGAATGGCTGGACCAGCGCGACGCCGACGGCGTGACGATGCGCGAGGCCATGCAGCACGCGGGCCTGTGCATCGACGACATCCCAAAGCTGCAGCGCGACCCGGCGGCCTACCTGGGCTTCGTGGAGGTGCACATCGAGCAGGGCCCGGTGCTGAACGAGCAGGGCCTGCCGCTGGGCGTGGTCACCTCGATCAACGGCAGCGCACGCTTCGTGTGCGAGATGCTGGGCGTGGCCAGCCATGCCGGCACCACGCCGATGGACCGCCGCCGCGATGCCGCCACGGCCGTCGCCGAGCTGGCGCTCTATGTGGAGCGGCGCGCCGGGCAGGATGGCGATTCGGTGGGCACCATCGGACAGCTGCAGGTGCCGGACGGGTCGGTCAACGTGGTGCCCGGCCGCTGCACGTTCAGCCTAGACCTGCGCGCGCCCACCGATGCCCAGCGCGACGCGCTCGTGGCCGACGTGCTGGCGGAACTCGCCGCCATCGCGCAGCGCCGCGGGCTGCGCTACACGGCCGAACGGTCGATGCTCGCGGCGGCCGCCCCCAGCCACCCGGCGTGGCAGCAGCGCTGGGAGCGCGCCGTGGAAGCCGTGGGCCTGCCGGTCTTCCGCATGCCCAGCGGCGCCGGCCACGACGCCATGAAGCTGCACGAAATCATGCCGCAGGCCATGCTGTTCGTGCGCGGCCAGAACGGCGGCATCAGCCACAACCCGCTGGAGAGCACCACGAGCGACGACATGCAGCTCGCCGTGGAGGCCTTCTCCCATCTCCTGAACCAACTCGCCAACGAACCCACCCCATGA
- the ggt gene encoding gamma-glutamyltransferase, whose amino-acid sequence MTSPHLQRPWLLAGSGALALLSIAGCAQIPGAATPAPGAAPAAENAPVQTPAARAAGRAYDMDMDVFHPVVARNGMVASEQELASKVGLDILRAGGNAVDAAVGVGFALAVVLPNAGNLGGGGFMMVHDAKTGKSVALDFREVAPRQASRDMYLDEKGNVIDGKSLYTHYAVGVPGTVAGLEHALKSWGTMPLAKVIAPAVALADKGFPVSLTLAKTLAQERDNMGRWPATRQIFWRGDAPLKIGDRLVQKDLAQSLRLISQQGAKAFYQGPIARRIAAEMAPYPGAITLQDLRDYEVVERNPVRGTYRGFEVVTMPPPSSGGAHLVQILNMLEPQPLSQWGAGSAQTIHTMAESMKLAYADRSEYLGDPDFVKVPLKGLTSKAYAVSLAKTIDPNKARAAKDIKPGQPQPYESDQTTHYSVVDKAGNAVAVTYTLNTNFGSGIVAKGTGILLNNEMDDFAAKPGVANAYGLVGGDANAVAGGKRPLSSMTPTLVLKDGKPMLVTGSPGGARIITTVLQTVVNVVDFGMNPAEAAAAPRVHHQWTPDELRIENGFSPDTLAILKARGHNLALKPSMGRTQTIQLKDGILYGYSDPRNPDGKTLGY is encoded by the coding sequence ATGACCTCCCCCCACCTCCAACGCCCCTGGCTGCTGGCCGGAAGCGGCGCCCTCGCGCTGCTGTCCATCGCGGGCTGCGCCCAGATCCCCGGCGCCGCGACGCCCGCCCCCGGCGCCGCGCCGGCCGCGGAGAACGCTCCCGTGCAGACCCCGGCCGCCCGTGCGGCGGGACGGGCCTACGACATGGACATGGACGTGTTCCACCCCGTGGTGGCGCGCAACGGCATGGTGGCTTCGGAACAGGAACTGGCGTCCAAGGTGGGCCTGGACATCCTGCGCGCAGGCGGCAACGCGGTCGATGCCGCCGTGGGCGTGGGCTTTGCGCTGGCCGTGGTGCTGCCCAATGCGGGCAACCTGGGCGGCGGCGGATTCATGATGGTGCACGATGCCAAGACCGGCAAGAGCGTGGCGCTCGACTTCCGCGAGGTCGCGCCCCGCCAGGCCAGCCGCGACATGTACCTGGACGAAAAGGGCAACGTGATCGACGGCAAGTCGCTGTACACCCACTATGCGGTGGGCGTGCCCGGCACGGTGGCGGGGCTGGAGCATGCGCTCAAGTCGTGGGGAACGATGCCGCTCGCCAAGGTGATCGCGCCCGCAGTCGCGCTGGCCGACAAGGGCTTTCCCGTGAGCCTCACGCTGGCCAAGACGCTGGCGCAGGAGCGCGACAACATGGGCCGCTGGCCGGCCACGCGCCAGATCTTCTGGCGCGGCGACGCGCCGCTCAAGATCGGCGACCGGCTGGTGCAGAAAGACCTCGCCCAGTCGCTGCGCCTCATCTCGCAGCAGGGCGCGAAGGCGTTCTACCAGGGCCCCATCGCGCGCCGCATCGCGGCCGAGATGGCGCCCTACCCCGGCGCCATCACGCTGCAGGACCTGCGTGACTACGAAGTGGTCGAGCGCAACCCCGTGCGCGGCACCTACCGCGGCTTCGAAGTGGTCACCATGCCCCCTCCGTCGTCGGGCGGCGCGCACCTCGTGCAGATCCTCAACATGCTGGAGCCGCAGCCGCTCTCGCAATGGGGAGCGGGCAGCGCGCAGACCATCCACACCATGGCCGAGAGCATGAAGCTGGCCTATGCCGACCGCTCCGAATACCTGGGCGACCCGGACTTCGTGAAGGTGCCGCTCAAGGGCCTGACCTCCAAGGCCTACGCCGTGTCGCTCGCGAAGACGATCGACCCGAACAAGGCGCGGGCCGCCAAGGACATCAAGCCCGGCCAGCCCCAGCCCTACGAGAGCGACCAGACCACGCACTACTCGGTGGTGGACAAGGCCGGCAACGCGGTGGCGGTGACCTACACCCTCAACACCAACTTCGGCAGCGGCATCGTCGCCAAGGGCACCGGCATCCTGCTCAACAACGAGATGGACGATTTCGCCGCCAAGCCCGGCGTGGCGAACGCCTACGGCCTCGTGGGCGGCGACGCCAACGCCGTGGCGGGCGGCAAGCGGCCGCTCTCGTCGATGACGCCCACGCTGGTGCTGAAGGACGGCAAGCCGATGCTGGTCACCGGCAGCCCCGGCGGCGCGCGCATCATCACCACCGTGCTGCAGACCGTGGTCAACGTGGTCGACTTCGGCATGAACCCGGCCGAGGCGGCCGCGGCGCCCCGCGTGCACCACCAGTGGACGCCCGACGAGCTGCGCATCGAGAACGGCTTCTCCCCGGACACGCTGGCGATCCTGAAAGCCCGCGGCCACAACCTGGCCCTGAAGCCGTCGATGGGCCGCACGCAGACCATCCAGCTCAAGGACGGCATCCTCTACGGCTACTCCGACCCCCGCAACCCGGACGGCAAGACGCTGGGCTATTGA
- the xdhC gene encoding xanthine dehydrogenase accessory protein XdhC has protein sequence MALTPALHALLQGLATRPACVVEVESTQGSVPRERGAWMAVFADGPVLGTIGGGRLEWDAVRLARAQLAEGSTAGVRTVRFALGPSLGQCCGGVVHLRFGCVAAPDADALARRLAPARVPVALFGAGHVGHALARVLAPLPFALTWIDSRDSVFPPEAQRAGAQCEHSDPVHAAVPQLAPGSRVLIMSFSHAEDLDVVAACLARQRSRADLPFVGLIGSRTKWAAFSHRLQARGFGPQELAHVTCPIGLPGIAGKEPEVIAVSVAAQLLATLPAGHAG, from the coding sequence GTGGCGTTGACACCGGCGCTGCACGCCTTGCTGCAAGGCCTGGCCACCCGGCCGGCCTGCGTGGTGGAGGTGGAGTCTACCCAAGGCTCGGTGCCGCGCGAGCGCGGTGCGTGGATGGCGGTGTTCGCCGATGGGCCGGTGCTGGGCACCATCGGGGGCGGGCGCCTGGAATGGGACGCGGTGCGCCTGGCGCGCGCGCAACTGGCGGAAGGCAGCACTGCCGGCGTGCGCACGGTCCGGTTCGCGCTGGGCCCCAGCCTGGGGCAGTGCTGCGGCGGGGTGGTGCACCTGCGCTTCGGCTGCGTGGCGGCGCCGGATGCCGACGCGCTCGCGCGGCGCCTGGCCCCGGCCCGCGTGCCGGTGGCGCTGTTCGGCGCCGGGCACGTGGGGCACGCGCTGGCGCGGGTGCTGGCGCCCCTGCCGTTCGCGCTCACCTGGATCGACAGCCGCGACAGCGTCTTTCCGCCCGAGGCGCAGCGGGCGGGCGCGCAGTGCGAGCATTCCGACCCCGTGCACGCGGCCGTGCCGCAGCTGGCACCGGGCTCGCGCGTGCTGATCATGAGCTTCAGCCATGCCGAGGACCTCGACGTGGTGGCCGCCTGCCTGGCGCGGCAGCGCAGCCGTGCCGACCTGCCTTTCGTGGGCCTGATCGGCAGCCGTACCAAGTGGGCGGCGTTCTCCCATCGGTTGCAGGCGCGTGGATTCGGCCCGCAGGAACTGGCGCACGTCACCTGCCCCATCGGCCTGCCGGGCATCGCGGGCAAGGAACCTGAGGTGATCGCCGTCTCGGTCGCGGCGCAACTGCTCGCCACCCTGCCCGCCGGGCACGCGGGCTGA
- a CDS encoding GntR family transcriptional regulator, with the protein METSTTSAIVASLTKAIVEHRLLPGAKLAEQKLADHFGVSRTLVRQALFQLSQNRLVTLEPARGAFVAAPSAEEARQVFAVRRMLEAEMARAFVREVTPARIRALREHVAREKEAVEQADVPGRTELLGDFHVRMAELMGNEVLAQLLGELISRCALITLMYQSAAEAAHSHEEHGQIVKALAARDEALAVRLMDEHLRHVEASLAFDREHPPNELSRALS; encoded by the coding sequence ATGGAAACCTCCACCACCAGCGCCATCGTCGCGAGCCTGACCAAGGCCATCGTGGAGCACCGGCTGCTGCCGGGCGCCAAGCTGGCCGAGCAGAAGCTCGCGGACCATTTCGGCGTATCGCGCACCCTCGTGCGGCAGGCGCTGTTCCAGCTCTCGCAGAACCGGCTCGTCACGCTCGAGCCTGCGCGCGGCGCATTCGTGGCCGCCCCCTCGGCCGAAGAGGCGCGGCAGGTCTTCGCCGTGCGCCGCATGCTGGAGGCCGAGATGGCGCGCGCCTTCGTGCGCGAGGTCACGCCCGCGCGCATCCGCGCGCTGCGAGAGCACGTGGCACGCGAGAAGGAGGCGGTCGAGCAGGCCGACGTGCCGGGCCGCACCGAACTGCTGGGCGACTTCCACGTGCGCATGGCCGAGCTCATGGGCAACGAGGTGCTCGCGCAGTTGCTGGGCGAGCTGATCTCGCGCTGTGCGCTCATCACCCTCATGTACCAGAGCGCCGCCGAGGCCGCGCACTCGCACGAGGAGCACGGCCAGATCGTCAAGGCCCTGGCCGCGCGCGACGAAGCACTGGCCGTGCGCCTCATGGACGAGCACCTTCGCCATGTGGAAGCCAGCCTGGCGTTCGACCGCGAGCACCCGCCCAACGAACTCTCCCGCGCCCTGTCCTGA
- a CDS encoding urate hydroxylase PuuD, whose product MESYLLDWANLLLRWVHVITAIAWVGSSFYFVFLDSSLTPPQDEDLKRQGVSGELWAVHGGGFYHPVKFAGAPPQLPSRLHWFFWESYSTWISGFALFTVSYLWNASTYLIDKSRMDWAPATAVVVALAFLAVFWLLYDGICRLFGRRRNGDAIVGALVFVLVCAASWLACHWFAGRAAFLLVGAMIATSMSANVFFWIIPGQRKVIAQMKAGQPVDPIHGQRGKQRSVHNTYFTLPVLFCMLSNHYSFTWGHPQNWLILILMMFAGASIRQFFVMRHGWKLGRNAHPLPYALVGSAVIVGTIAGLRLSQAPAAPQPPASSASAGPVGYGQLQPVLAQRCYLCHGEQVQMKNLRLDSPGSVGQHAQAIYQQAVVQKLMPMNNATGMTDAERDLLRRWFESGAAVR is encoded by the coding sequence ATGGAAAGCTACCTCCTCGACTGGGCCAATCTGCTGCTGCGCTGGGTCCACGTCATCACGGCCATCGCGTGGGTCGGTTCGTCGTTCTACTTCGTCTTTCTCGATTCCAGCCTGACTCCGCCGCAGGACGAAGACCTGAAACGCCAGGGTGTGAGCGGCGAACTCTGGGCCGTGCATGGCGGGGGCTTCTACCACCCGGTCAAGTTCGCGGGCGCGCCGCCACAGTTGCCCAGCCGCCTGCACTGGTTCTTCTGGGAAAGCTACAGCACCTGGATCAGCGGCTTCGCGCTGTTCACCGTCTCCTACCTCTGGAACGCCAGCACGTATCTCATCGACAAGTCGCGCATGGACTGGGCGCCGGCCACCGCGGTCGTGGTCGCCCTGGCTTTCCTGGCCGTCTTCTGGCTTCTGTACGACGGCATCTGCCGCCTCTTCGGCCGGCGGCGCAACGGCGACGCCATCGTCGGCGCGCTGGTCTTCGTGCTGGTGTGTGCGGCCTCGTGGCTGGCCTGCCACTGGTTCGCCGGCCGCGCGGCCTTCCTGCTGGTGGGCGCGATGATCGCCACCAGCATGAGCGCCAACGTGTTCTTCTGGATCATTCCCGGCCAGCGCAAGGTCATCGCCCAGATGAAGGCCGGCCAGCCGGTGGACCCGATCCACGGCCAGCGCGGCAAGCAGCGCAGCGTGCACAACACCTACTTCACGTTGCCGGTGCTGTTCTGCATGCTGTCCAACCACTACAGCTTCACCTGGGGCCATCCGCAGAACTGGCTCATCCTCATCCTGATGATGTTCGCGGGAGCGTCCATCCGGCAGTTCTTCGTGATGCGCCATGGCTGGAAGCTCGGCCGCAACGCCCATCCGCTGCCCTATGCGCTGGTGGGGTCGGCGGTCATCGTGGGCACCATCGCCGGGCTGCGGCTGTCGCAGGCGCCCGCTGCGCCGCAGCCACCGGCATCGTCTGCCAGCGCCGGGCCGGTAGGCTATGGCCAGCTGCAGCCCGTGCTGGCGCAGCGCTGCTACCTGTGCCACGGTGAGCAGGTGCAGATGAAGAACCTGCGGCTGGACTCGCCCGGGTCGGTGGGCCAGCACGCCCAGGCCATCTACCAGCAGGCCGTGGTGCAGAAGCTGATGCCCATGAACAACGCCACAGGCATGACCGATGCCGAGCGCGATCTGCTGCGGCGCTGGTTCGAATCGGGCGCCGCCGTGCGCTGA